The Nerophis lumbriciformis linkage group LG09, RoL_Nlum_v2.1, whole genome shotgun sequence nucleotide sequence atcggatatcggcaaaaagccattatcggacatccctaataaatattgttgtgaaagttcaataataaggttgcttgGACCAAACTAGGAATGTCTAAGACTACATGCATCCcctaccaaaaatacaaaatgattGTCCCACCTGGACAGAGGCAGACCTAACTTTGAACATTTCACTCAACACAAACCATGACATAACATTCTTAATGCATTCACACTCAGGAGAAACATTTTGAAACAAGGACTTGGTGGTAGAGAAAGGTAAAACTATACTTAATCTATCTGTGGCAGCATAGAAGAAAGTTATGTACATTGCACAATTGTGGGGTGTACAAGGAATCTCCATTGAATTTAGAAACAGAGGCGTGACTAGGTTTTAAAAACAGCGAGAAGCTTAACCGccaggagatgcactaataataattcCTTGCAAAGAAAAAATGGCCGGAAACTGGAGTCACTGTTTGTGACGGAACTGTAAGAAACTGCCAAAAGGAAATGTGATTTAAATAAAGTAAAGCTACATGAAAGCAGCCATAAACACCTAAACAGAAAATAAGGTTCCAATGGGCTAAGAAAAAGCAATTGTGGACTAAGGttgactggatgaaagtcatattcaatGATGAATCGTTAATCTGCATTGGGCCAGGTGTTGGTGCAGGAACTTTTGTTTtaaatttatgaagacgactgcctgaagaaaacatgcaaatgttcacagtcattgatgatatgTAATGGTGCTGAGGAGATGACTGTCAATACATCTTTAATAAACATTTCGGACACTTCTTATTCCATCAATTGAAAGGATGTTTGGGGATGATGACAcccaaaactgtaaaaaaaaatgtttcttgaaGAAAGATACATTGGGCCAATGTCATGGCCTACAAAAAGTCCGGATCTCAATCCAACTGGAGATCTGTGGTAGGAATTGAAGAAAATGGCCCATGATAAGACTCCAGACTGCAAAACTgatctgacaacaacaacaaaagttggagcaagattgatgaagagtaTCGTTGGTCACACAttaagtccatgcctcagagactgcaagctgttgtaaaagccagaggtggtgcaagaAAGTACTCGTGGTGTGTTGTCCTGCAAAGCACCACAAGGGCCCTATTGTAATTTGGTACGGTTTTCATAATTCCATATTTTTTCTCTCACAATTGAGTGAATCCATAATTCTTTTCAGTCTgtttgatctaaaaatgaaactgttttTGACTTCCATAAtttatatttttgattttttaaaggagaactgcactttttcgggggaattttgcctatcattcacaatccttatgagagacaagaacacgtcttttttttaatgcattctaactcgtaaataaacataaataaaagtccgcttatgcGATCTATGACGTCATTGCGTCTTTTCcaaccataaaatccaataaatagccatccaaaaagcgccaacaatactacatCTATAAtttatgacctgaatattaaccagcaattttagcaatattgttattataagcggtaATGTTAAAGACCAACAGTTAGCCAcacattgtgaagtgaattatatttgtatagcgcttttctctagtgactcaaagcactttcacatagtgaaacccaatatttaagttacatttaaaccaatgtgggtggcactgggagcaggagggtaaagtgtcttgcccgaggacacaacggcagtgactaggatggcggaagtggggatcgaacctggaaccctcaagttgctggcacgatcactctaccaaccaagcagaGAGACAACTTCCTACGACATCAGCTGGTGAACTGCTTTCTCACCTTGGAGCCTGTGAAAGTTCTAACTAGAttctaaatcatgcctctcaccttgatagtaaatTGATGTGGACATACtgagaagttggtacactttgacagccaatttagacccggggaTGGCGTGACAGACACGAAAGAGGCTGGTTTGCAGCCCCtccccttttttttaaatccttcacGATTATCAGTCATTTTTCATCCAAACGAGAGTATATCAACaaacagtcagcatcctaatggcagcagacattgtacagtaagtggtgttttattatgtttgttggccctCAAGAAGTCTACATGTGTAATAAATCAGTGATTTTGTTGgaggaaaaagcaaacgttgtgacgcGTCTATGAAATTATTACGCCGCCGTATGCTcagtgatcaaaatacataaatattacacgttattatgaatgtgcctgtttctacattacatatatacttacagtgtgtatataaaatgatgaTGGAGGTGTTTAGGTTTTTTAAAGAGctatataggcagaatagagcgcatcccttaggctccattgtaagatgACTCTTGTTTGCATTTATTAACTAGTGACAATGCgttaaaaagagaaaaacatgtgttcttattTTACATAAGTATTgcgaataataggcaaaattccccaaaaaagtgcagttcccctttaaagccagaaagttgccatttgaaatgaaatcgttttgtgtcatgtcggttatttgcttttttgttttgtttttcaacaaAATTAAACAAATGAGTGAACATTGTCCAAGTGTGGTGATTCCATAATTTCTTCCAGGAGTTGTATAATGATAgtgacggaggcagatatttacatatatccattattaagtgttacttctttactttcatagtcatattacaaatagCTAATGTTCCATATTGTACTCTTTTCCTTTTCTCTTCATCTCATGAAAGTGTGCTTACATTGTTGGGCCACCTGGAGCTAGGAGGCAGAGAGGAGGAATCCTCCCTGCTTCCCTTCTCAGGCCGACTCTAGATAAGAgacacaatgggcatgtgttcgggctggagggagggacaacgagggtgggggcgagagacacattatagaagagaagttttccgtattttagattagaccattttagctgcgctagtgaacgcttctgtactggattggtctcacgtttattttcaaagctttgaaaataaatcacaaaatacccattctgtctggtggtcaaagaactcagcttatgtgtcatcaaaataactttctttctttctttctttagtttgggagtgaccagcaacttaaattccctgggaagaacatctggtccaaaacgcaacaatagcgATGTATTCAAATGTGTATCATCCACTGATGATAATCCTATATGTGAATCAGATCATCTGTACTCCACACTTTAAAGCAGGGGGGtctaactcattttagctcaggtgccgcatggaggaaaatctattcccacgtgggtcgggtaaaatcatggcataataacttaaaaatacaactacgacaacttcagattgttttctttgttttactttggcccaagatagaacaagcacattctgaaaatgtacataccacaaataatcctcttgacttaATCTCAgagtatctacaaagcaattaaactttaagtcattGCGCATCTAGTATTAAACAAGAAAACTaaataaagcatgaataaaaactcttctatgtatcaactacctcatttgtcatttccacgtattattcctgtgctaactcaacaaaccatacaaactgaagtagaaactattcaagagggttgagttactaCCTGCCTTCTAGGCATCAGTGTGTATTGATGGAAAAATAAAAGCCGTGCAATgtatgaacaatttcaacaaagtaaaaataaaaacttaaaagactgacagtGTTGCAGTAAaccacacactgttcactttctttaaatttgcacagaagacaattttcacagaactatatcaatgtgcagtgtctcatgcagcattttaagtggggttactaaTTTTGATcatactcctgtttgttttacaaaccccgtttccatatgagttgggaaattgtgttagatgtaaatataaacgaaatacaatgatttgcaaatcattttcaacccatattcagttgaatatgctacaaagacaacatatttgatgttcaaactgataaacattttttttgcaaataatcattaactttagaatttgatgccagcaacacgtgtttGTACattgggtcgagggggaggagtcgcagccccacttaaccgtgtacctcttgcttagtGTCCTTCCTTGGCCCTGtaaaaactatttgcttgcctaacagaattgctattgtgactttaatttaaaaatgcagctcaattctacacttagcaaactcatctcgcaggCTGGCTTGAACCATCCAGATCCAAACCGTGGGtcacatgtttgacatccctgctctaaagtaaaggaaaacttgatagattaataatcatatttaagtgaataatgactatgtatgattatttaaattcatattttggccactttatattgaatttgtttagagaaaaacaaagaaaacaacacaaGGGGTGTGAATGTTTGGGTACCTATCCGATTCGATCCGGTTCCGATTACTGGGGtgccgattcgattcagaatcgattcaaaccgattttcgCAAAGTTTAATTTGTTATAATATTCATAATGAAACTTATTCGAAATagattacaggttagaaaagcaccTCCTAATGCCATGGAGATAGcctaaaaatgtgtatatgtaaaaaaaaaaaagtagtaatgttatgaaaaaaataaatttattttttaattgattttgaattgGAATGAATAAGAGTCTCGAATCGGCTGTAAATCGATTTTTGTGCCCCCGtagtggagatggcctaaaaatgttttatccatttttgaaaattatgaatcaatttagaatcaggatgaataaaAATCGCAATTCGAATGTGAAactatttttttgtgcacccctaatgtATACATTTACGGGGGTTTATATCGATGTGTTAATCCCATCGTTAATAAGTCATAAGTATAATCAAGGTTTTAAAAAACTGGTTTCAACAAACTCCACTCAATgagtttttagtgcatgtaaacataccaagtgtgtgtgtatggggcagCAATGTTAGGTTTAGGATGGGGTGGGGGACCCTTTAGGATTCTTGAGTATaggggcccagaatttggtgctactTGTGTTTGTCACTGAAGACCAAAACCAATGTTACATTGGAGCACATTCCAATACACAATGAAGTCATCTGTGCATGTACGTATATAAGAGGCGTATCAAATAAAAAAGCACACAAACGCCACCAATATGTAGTTAAGGTGTGGTTTAAGGCTTTGTCTAACTCACccactgttttattttttctaCAAGATTCAACTTTACTCTGTCAAATAGTTTatatcaaaatgaaaacaaatgagcacaacataacaaaaatgtataCCTGTACCTAACACAATTGTATGTACAAAATCAGAATACAAAATGACGTGTGCAATGTTGCCAATGTACAAAAAGAACAATCGTCGTTTTGCAGCAGCACTTGAAAGCCTCGTTAAAGTGAAGTATTTTTGATTGTTTGACTCGTCCCAAAGTAAGTGCAAAGCGGCAACAGCACACAGACATTGTATGCATTAGTGTGAGGTACCGAGCCAAAGCTCAACTGCTTGTTAGTTGTACCATGGACATACAACGCTGGCCCAGCAAGAATGCAGTCGGATAAAGCTAAAGAAGCAAAGCCATTTATGACACAGCTGTAATAAGAATAACACGCAGACTGTCCTCCTTCACCTTTGCAACACGCCAGACCATAATGGATCTAGTGAGTCGCTGACTCACTTGGCCCCGATGCAAGTAGACGGCAAAAGTCAACTACATTTGAACAATCATAAAAATGGAATGGGTTCTTCGTCAAGCACTTAAATTGATAAACATAAACAAATGGTTGATGAAGGCAATAATTAATAGCTAGGGTCATGTGATGAATGCTCAGAGGAAACGTCTCCCATTTAATCATCgtcgtcgtcatcatcatcatcgtcgtcaTCGTCCTCTTCACTGCCAtcctcatcttcatcatcatcacctcCGCTGCTGGGCTCAGACGCTTCATCATCTGAGCTAATAACTTCCTTCTCATCTTTGACGAGCATGAGATGAACTGCCTCCTCGGGTTTACTGATGCAGCCCagcatcaacacacacacacacacgcacacgcacacgcacacgcacaagtCAAATAGGCTGCTGATGTGAAAGGCAAAATAGGCCTTAAACCCTAAAGTGGAATAAAATCCCCAGAATGCTCAGCCAACGTACggcagaggaaaaaaaacaagtcCAGCAAAAAGCATATCATGTCGGCCTGGGTTAGTTTCTTCACCTGTACTCACAAAGAACCAAAACTTGCTGAGTAAAAGGAAAAGTTGTGTTCAGCCAGGAAATGTTAGTCTGCCCATGAATTGATTGCCACCCTTCAAAAGCAAGAAAAGGTCAATTTGCTGCAACAGCATTGCTGAGCTTCTCCTGGGCTGTGAGTACAACGCTCATGTTAGTACAGACTTATTCTAATAAGATTCCTCCATATTCACATCTCCGACTTGGCAGTTTCAAACAAGAACAAAATAAAGTTtgtagtcaaatgcagagagagcAAAACCTAACACTGAAATAATAAGCTTACAAGAGATTCACTTGGGGAGGAGCAAATGTGGAAGAACACACTCCCGATTTGTCATTAGTCTCCTTCCCATAAGAGCCAATCGGTCCCGAGAGAAGGAGCATGAGGAGAGGAAGGGCCTCTCACCACACGGTCGGGTCCTTGCGCTCGCGCTCGGGAACACGCATCTCAATGTCGTTGCCCGCGCGCTTCTTTTTGTAGAACTTTACGGTCACGAAGATCCCGAGGAGGAGCAGGATCATCGCGCAACTGCCGCCGATTGCGACTATCAGGATGCCAACCTCGGAGAGTAAGGGCGGAGCTGGAAGCAAGCAAAACGAGAAGGTGATGCAGTGCATCTGGAAATTAGTCACATGGttttactttttccacatgttgttgtgttagtcttattccaaaatggaatcatTTCAttttggtcctcaaaattctacagaccccataatgacaatatgattttttttttttttttttttgcaaatgtataaaactttaaaaaaaattaaaatgacaggtacataagtattcacagcctttgttcaatactttgttgatgcacctttggtagAAATGACAGACTCAAGTCTttgtgaatacgatgccacaaacttagcacatctatctttgggcagtttctcccattcctctttgctcattcctctttgcagcacctctcaagctccatcaggttggatggaaagtgttggttttcattcaggatgtctctgaccattgctgcattcatctttccctctacccTGACTAGTTTCCCAGTTTCTGCCActtaaaaacatccccacagattgatgctgccaccaccatgcttcactgtaggggtgGTATTCGTCTAATGATGAAcaatgcctggtttcctccaaaatgTCTGGCATTCATTCcagagagttcaatctttgtctcatcagaccagatatttttgtttctcatggtctgacagtctttcaggtgcattttggcaaactttttattgAGAAATGACTTCCGTCTGGTCACTCttgcatacaggcctgattggtggattgctgcagagatggttgtctttctggaaggttctcttctctccacagaggaatgctggagCTCTGACAAAGTGAGCATCAGgtgcttggtcacctccctgactagactaagatgaatgcagctagggatgtccgataatggctttttgccgatatccgatattccgatattgtccaactctttaattaccgataccggttttaaccgatatatacagttgtggaattaacacattattatgcctaatttggacaaccaggtatggtgaagataaggtactttaaaaaataaaaaaaataagataaataaattaaaaacattttcttgaataaaaaagaaagtaaaacaatataaaaacagttacatagaaactagtaattaatgaaaattagtcaaattaactgttaaaggttagtactattagtggaccagcagcacgcacaatcatgtgtgcttacggactgtatcccttgcagactgtattgatatatagtatatagtatgtggtgactttaatatcaaccttttgaatcctaataaacacaaacacacagcaaaatttattgacaccatgttctccatgggcttattcccactgatcacacgacccactagaatcacaacacacagcaccacacttattgacaacatattttgtaacattgtagatcagactgtaactggaggcttgttagtgagtgacgtcagtgatcatttaccagtgttcatggtgtacaatattaactgcaaaacatctaaacctgtaaatagtgaatattatcaTAGAGCCACAACAGAAAGATCATTAACAGCACTAAAGAATGATTTAGCGAAACAAaactgggattctgtttttcaaacgccagatataaatgcagcttataatttatttcatgacatttttttctcactttatgatacacactgccccatcaaaaaatgcactataactaactccacaaaaactccatggataaccaaagggcttgcgaacgcttgcaaaaagaaaaattatttatataggactttttttaggcatcaaaccatagaaacagaacaaaagtacaaaacatataaaaataaattaaccagcatattaagagcaagcagaaaagaatacaccaccaaactattaatccgaaagaaaaatgatataaagggaatttggaaggtattaaatacaattattgggcatggttcaacagtccttgttatccagagttttttgttgagaacgaccaaatcataaatgacaagaagatgattgcgGACAGCTTCAAtaagttttttgttaaagttgggcctgagctggccaaaaaaatcccaattaatgatgaacagcccatggaacttattggaaaaaatccttactcgatgttccttactccgactgttgaaaaggaagtcttagagattattcagaaaagcaagaacaaaacatcacgtgacatttatgaccttgacatgaggacggtccggaacgtagcggaagaaatcatcaaaccattcacatacatctgcaatttatcttttcaacttggacaatttccttcacaaatgaaactctctaaagtcatccccatcttcaaatctggaggcaaacaccacttcacaaattaccggcccgtctcccttctgccacagttgtcaaaaatattggaaaaattatttgatgatagacttcgtggcttcattgaaaagcacacattattatctgattgtcaatatgggttccgacaaaataggtcaacttcattagctttaagtgatctaatagagaacattactaatggtatcgagaaaaacaaatttgttataggaatttttattgacctgcaaaaggattttgataccattgaccaccagattttggtaaataaacttgaaaactatggcataaggggagtggcagggaaatggctgaagagctacttgaatgagagacagcagattgttcagatcgacaaacatcaatctacactcatgaacataacctgtggagtcccccagggctcgatactaggacccacactatttataatgtatatcaatgaaatatgtaaagtatcaacactgctgaagttcatcctctttgctgacgatacaaccattacatgtgcaggtgacgacctgaagcaacttctggcctctgtaactgaggagatgatcaagttaaaaacttggtttaataccaacaaattgtctctgaatttaaagaagaccaaaatcatgctctttagcaatcgcaaaagtaatatacccatcaggattgttattgatgatacaccaatagaatatgtccaacaaaattcatttttaggagtggtaatagatgaaaatatatcatggaagcctcatataaattacctgaggaccaaagttgctaaatgtgttggaatgatgaggagatcatgtcatttattgaacatcaatgctctgctgttattgtatcattcatttattatgtcatatttaaactattgtgttgaagtctggggaaattgttataaatctcatctacagcctttagtcactctgcagaaaaaggccattaggattgtgtccaatgttcactacagacatcattcaaatccactattcatggagttaaagcaacttaaactacacgatgtgatcaattttaaaactgctcaaattatgtttagagcatctcaaaactctctaccatccaatatacagaacctattccaggatagagatgctcaccatagttacagtctaagaggaaacaacaaattatatttgcctaaatttagaacaactttaaaatcaatgtgcatttcagtgcgtggagtcagtctgtggaacaacttaggggaagagttaaaaacctgttctaacatgattcaatttaaaagactgtttaaaaaagaagtactgaagaagtacgaggaggaaagagagtgatgccctcagcacggagcgatgagagagaggtgtatggtcagagagtgtttgggcctgtgtgtgtgtgtgtgtgtgtgtgtgtgtgtgtgtgtgtgtgtgtgtgtgtgtgtgtgtgtgtgtgtgtgtgtgtgtgtgtgtgtttgtctcgtcttgtctcatagtaacagtggtactattgtattgttagtgtacagcttttcttgtttttgtttgtataatattgttcttgtattatattgtttatgttaaatgtggaacgagtgagaggggttgggatattataagcatctgcttcatccaaccccttttcaagccctgcataaatgtccctgccaaaatgtaaaaaaaaagtgttgttgtactgtgcaggtttgaaataaataattcaatcaatcaatcatatatattgatatataatgtaggaaccagaatattaataacagaaagaaacaacccttttgtgtgaatgagtgtaaatgggggaggtttttttggggggttggtgcactaattgtaagtgtttcttgtgttttttatgttgatttaataaaacaaaaaaacaaacaaaaaaagataccgataattaaaaaaactataccgataatttccgatattacattttaacgcatttatcggccgataatatccgcaggccgatattatcggacatctctaaatgcagcaatgtacagagacatcctggatgaaagccaacacttctcatccaatctgatggagcttgagaggtgatgcaaagaggaatgggagaaactgcccaaagatacagtaggtgtgccaagcttgtggcattgtatttaaAAAGACTCGAGTCTTGATTGCTGCCAAagctgcatcaacaaagtattgagtaaagGCTGAGAATACTAAtgaacatgtgatttttttatttttgtagtttTAATGCATACAAAaacccttttcacattgtcaatatggggtattgtttgtagaaatttgaggacaaaatgaatttaaagtgctgtgaatactttccagatgcactatcGAAGGATGCAGTTGCAGAGAATGGTTGTTCAAATAAATGCAATATTGTTTTAGTAATTAAGACAAAATGTCCTCCGACATCATCCTAAACTTATTTTCTTCACTCTACACCTATACTACCTTTTGACTCCTAATGCATAATGTTGATGTTAGTGACCAAACTGCATATTTCCAATAACACCTCTGCTCAAATTAACTGCCATACGCCAGGTGCTCTCTAAATTAGCGCGCTTGCAACATTGGCATTCACAGCCGTGATTGACAACTGGACGACACAAGCAAAGTCAGTATGCAGTGCCTGCCCCCGCACCCGACTCCTTACCTGTGCTGACGACGCTCAGGCTGGTCTCTTTGTTGCTGCCGTGCACGTCTGGACGGTTGCGTACGTTGCAGATGTACGTGCCGTTAAAAGTTGGAGGCACCTCATGGAGGGTGATGGAGGCGTCATTTTTAGTGACATCTCCTGACCACACCGCCCGGCCTTTAAAACGGCCGCTCTGAGGAGGGTACGCTTCCTCGTGGAAGTAGAACACCTGACACCAACACACATATTTAGTGTACAGTAGACACATGACAAGACATCCCATATGAATAGGCTGTAATATTTtatgaaacatttattttcaattaGTTATTTATTGTGGTCATAGTGGGTTATGCTTTCAATGCATAAAATGTTCACAATTGGGGACCGACTAGACTGTATATCTTGTGTAAAACACTACATAATAATATTGCAACCgatgaggggaactgcactttttaattgGAATttggcctatcattcacaatccttatgtacgaCAAATACACGTTTTTCTATTTTTGTGCACTCGAACTCGTTAATAAaacgtcagctaacaatggagtaaagagctctaaaaaacatccaaacactttcatTAACGTTttatacacatactgtaagtatttctgtaatgtagtaacaggcacattcataataacatgtaatatttacgtatttttcccATTTTAAGCATACGACGGCGCATTAATTTTacagaggcatcacaacaaaatgctgattatcggtcttgCTAAACACCGGCACTTATTTATTAAAATCACCTTAACatctgacaaccaaacaattatacaaaaaGCGATTTGGTAAAGAATCTGGATATTATCTTACACTCAAATCTCTCATTTGAGCCACACATTAAAAGTgtcactaaaacagccttctttcatctccataatattgcaaaaatgtgTCCCATTTCGTCCACCGTcaacactgagatcattattcatgcgttcgttacgtctcgtctccattactgtaaagtattattttcgaATCCCTCTatatctagcattaaaagattacagttggtacaaaatgcgactgctagacttctgacaagaacaagaaagtttgatcatattacgcctatactggctcacctgcactggcttcctgtgcacttaagatgtgactttaaggttttactaattacgtataaaatactaaacagtcTAGCTCCATGCTAtcctgctgattgtattgtaccgtatgtcccggccagaaatctggtttattagtgattcccagagcccaaaaaatgtctgcgggctatagagcgttttctattcgggctccagtactctggaatgccctacctgtaatagttagagatgctacgtcagtagaagcatttaagtcccgtcttaaaactaa carries:
- the LOC133607499 gene encoding myelin protein zero-like protein 2, which encodes MMFFCLMCRTWPLLLLGGFVLSGVPHVSGIEIFAPTDVNVVNGTDVKLKCTFRSSHPVSAKSVIVSWNFRPLNARIEESVFYFHEEAYPPQSGRFKGRAVWSGDVTKNDASITLHEVPPTFNGTYICNVRNRPDVHGSNKETSLSVVSTAPPLLSEVGILIVAIGGSCAMILLLLGIFVTVKFYKKKRAGNDIEMRVPERERKDPTVCKPEEAVHLMLVKDEKEVISSDDEASEPSSGGDDDEDEDGSEEDDDDDDDDDDDDD